One genomic window of Stieleria sp. JC731 includes the following:
- a CDS encoding DUF6702 family protein produces MIAFLLCKVAFCSVLLLHPVHETYSEIEWNQDSRCCEVAMRIHVLDEQWMRRSIEADIDSGWELDYLRKHVVYDRSEAKTAELTSSDGKPRYTGKPIRWVGRKVEGAYAWWFYEVDCKDGRPPKTVFSNLLFDRESNYHHQFVLLGQKSDTGKDPSTVLSQQHPEKPLKLAVGKEE; encoded by the coding sequence ATGATCGCGTTTCTGCTCTGCAAAGTCGCATTTTGCTCTGTGCTGCTGCTGCACCCGGTTCACGAAACCTATAGCGAGATTGAGTGGAATCAAGACTCTCGATGCTGCGAAGTCGCCATGCGAATCCATGTCCTGGATGAGCAATGGATGCGTCGCAGTATCGAAGCTGACATAGACAGTGGCTGGGAACTGGACTACCTGCGAAAGCATGTCGTCTATGATCGCAGCGAAGCCAAGACGGCTGAATTGACTTCGAGCGACGGGAAACCTCGGTACACAGGAAAGCCGATCCGCTGGGTCGGGCGAAAGGTTGAAGGTGCATACGCGTGGTGGTTTTACGAAGTCGATTGCAAGGATGGTCGGCCTCCGAAAACCGTGTTCAGCAATTTGTTGTTTGACCGTGAATCGAATTACCATCACCAGTTCGTTCTTCTGGGACAGAAAAGCGACACTGGCAAAGACCCATCAACCGTGCTTTCGCAGCAGCATCCCGAAAAGCCCTTGAAGCTTGCCGTTGGCAAGGAAGAGTAA
- a CDS encoding M1 family metallopeptidase has product MRFDPARLIIAVTLAIFSLTATTDAQSPEAANPKHIDPYDPFAQLDPWWPTPTDTRIASGAPGPAYWQQRADYEIDVTIDDENQRIIGKEKVHYHNKSPHTLSYIWVQLDQNRFRQGSDALTTATAPSLSPRISFQAMKTIMASQIFDGGYKIAAVTDESGKELSYRDVGTMMRIDLPEPLKPGKSTTFGIEYSYNIVDAKTIRSRGGKEYFEDDDNYIYEIAQWFPRVASYTDFGAWQHKAFLGRGEFTLELGDYIVRITVPEEMVVASTGVLINGDDVLKPEWSERLETAKEATRPMFIVTPEEAKENESVRSKKTKTWEFKADNVRDFAFAASRKFIWDAMGVEVGSQTVMSMSYYPNEAEPLWSQYSTESVAHTLEVYGRYSFEYPYPVAISVNGPVYGMEYPMICFNGPRPEEDGTYSKATKYGLISVVIHEVGHNFFPMIVNSDERQWTWMDEGLNTFLQYLTEQEWEENYPSRRGEPANIVGYMRGGNQRPIMTGSEEILQFGDNAYGKPATALNILRETILGRELFDHAFREYARRWKFKRPTPSDFFRTMEDASGTDLDWFWRGWFYSTKHVDLGITNVQLYQIDAGDPDEAAERKRQEKDKEEPSISELRNKDLPRRIEWQPGLKDFYNNPDYDEDKVEEDDRKSFQKFLDGLDSDERAMLRRTTNFYVVEFENHGGLVMPIILRVYYGDSTTETMTMPAQIWRQNSKRVKKLITSDKEIVRMELDPHQQTADVNMGNNHWPEKLVPSRFKLFKSSGKSKNPMQRENDRKGDQDKKESESDDKKADEKKDESKDAAKPEAEKKPEEKKADPKAEASEEKEDKADEEKKPEKSEDSE; this is encoded by the coding sequence GTGAGATTTGACCCCGCCCGATTGATCATCGCCGTCACCCTTGCGATTTTTTCGCTGACGGCTACGACCGATGCGCAATCGCCCGAAGCGGCGAACCCCAAACATATTGATCCCTACGATCCGTTTGCCCAGCTGGATCCGTGGTGGCCCACCCCCACGGACACGCGGATTGCATCCGGCGCCCCCGGCCCCGCTTATTGGCAACAGCGTGCCGATTATGAAATTGACGTGACCATCGATGACGAAAACCAGCGGATCATCGGAAAAGAAAAGGTTCACTATCACAACAAATCTCCCCACACCCTGTCTTACATTTGGGTGCAGCTGGATCAGAACCGATTCCGCCAAGGTTCCGACGCACTGACAACGGCAACGGCCCCGTCTCTTTCGCCACGAATTTCGTTCCAAGCGATGAAGACAATCATGGCCAGCCAAATTTTCGACGGCGGCTACAAGATTGCCGCGGTGACCGATGAATCCGGTAAGGAGTTGTCTTACCGTGACGTCGGAACCATGATGCGAATCGATCTGCCGGAACCGCTTAAACCTGGCAAGTCAACCACGTTCGGCATCGAGTACTCGTACAACATTGTTGACGCCAAAACGATCCGATCGCGCGGCGGCAAAGAGTACTTTGAAGACGACGACAACTACATCTACGAAATCGCACAGTGGTTTCCTCGCGTCGCTTCATACACCGACTTCGGCGCATGGCAACACAAGGCATTCCTTGGCCGTGGCGAGTTCACACTGGAACTTGGTGATTACATCGTCCGCATCACTGTGCCCGAAGAAATGGTGGTCGCTTCGACCGGCGTTCTGATCAACGGTGACGATGTGCTCAAGCCAGAATGGAGCGAACGTCTTGAGACTGCGAAAGAAGCGACCCGTCCGATGTTCATCGTCACGCCCGAAGAAGCCAAAGAGAACGAAAGCGTTCGCAGCAAGAAAACCAAAACCTGGGAATTCAAAGCCGACAACGTTCGTGACTTTGCATTCGCAGCCAGCCGAAAATTCATCTGGGATGCGATGGGTGTCGAAGTCGGATCACAAACCGTGATGTCGATGTCCTATTACCCCAACGAAGCCGAACCGTTGTGGAGCCAGTACAGCACCGAATCGGTCGCGCACACGCTGGAAGTTTACGGACGTTATTCATTCGAATATCCCTATCCGGTCGCGATCAGCGTCAATGGACCGGTCTACGGAATGGAATACCCAATGATCTGCTTCAACGGGCCGCGTCCCGAAGAAGACGGCACGTACAGCAAAGCGACCAAGTATGGTTTGATCTCGGTTGTCATCCACGAAGTCGGACACAACTTCTTTCCGATGATCGTCAACAGTGACGAACGTCAATGGACCTGGATGGACGAAGGCCTCAATACCTTCCTGCAGTACCTGACCGAACAGGAATGGGAGGAAAACTATCCTTCACGTCGCGGCGAACCCGCCAACATTGTCGGTTACATGCGAGGCGGTAATCAGCGACCGATCATGACCGGCAGCGAAGAGATCTTGCAGTTCGGTGACAACGCATATGGGAAACCCGCGACGGCGCTGAACATCCTTCGCGAGACCATCTTGGGACGTGAGCTGTTTGACCATGCGTTTCGCGAGTACGCGCGTCGCTGGAAATTCAAACGCCCGACACCAAGTGACTTCTTCCGCACGATGGAAGACGCCTCCGGAACGGACTTGGACTGGTTCTGGCGTGGATGGTTTTACTCGACCAAGCATGTCGACCTTGGAATCACCAATGTGCAGCTTTACCAAATTGATGCCGGTGATCCAGACGAAGCGGCCGAACGCAAGCGCCAAGAGAAAGACAAAGAAGAGCCTTCGATTTCAGAACTTCGTAACAAAGACTTGCCTCGCCGAATCGAATGGCAACCGGGTCTGAAAGATTTCTACAACAACCCGGACTACGACGAAGACAAAGTCGAAGAGGACGATCGCAAGTCGTTCCAAAAATTCCTCGACGGTCTCGACAGTGACGAACGCGCGATGCTTCGCCGCACGACGAATTTCTATGTCGTCGAATTTGAAAATCACGGCGGTTTGGTCATGCCGATCATCCTTCGTGTTTACTACGGCGATAGCACCACCGAAACGATGACGATGCCAGCACAGATCTGGCGTCAGAACAGCAAGCGTGTCAAAAAGCTGATCACGTCGGACAAGGAAATCGTTCGCATGGAGCTGGACCCGCACCAGCAGACCGCAGACGTCAACATGGGCAATAACCATTGGCCCGAGAAACTGGTTCCGAGCCGCTTCAAATTGTTCAAGAGTAGCGGAAAGTCCAAGAACCCAATGCAGCGTGAAAACGATCGCAAAGGCGACCAGGACAAGAAAGAATCGGAATCTGACGACAAGAAAGCCGATGAGAAAAAGGACGAAAGCAAGGACGCTGCGAAGCCAGAGGCTGAGAAAAAGCCAGAAGAGAAAAAGGCAGACCCCAAAGCCGAAGCGTCCGAAGAGAAAGAAGACAAAGCTGACGAAGAGAAGAAACCTGAGAAGTCAGAGGATTCTGAATGA
- the rph gene encoding ribonuclease PH, whose product MRQPDQLRPVEIQVGYLEHHPASVLYKSGKTVVLCTASLESSVPPWMEGKGKGWVTAEYNMLPGSTVPRKRRERSKVDGRTTEIQRLIGRSLRAIVDLEALGERSIVVDCDVLQADGGTRTASITGGFIALAKAIKNELPESEIGNGPLRDSIAAISVGVVDGQVRLDLDYELDYAADVDMNVVMTGSGRFVEIQGTGEEATFSDDELAAMIKVAKSGIAELTASQIEALGGV is encoded by the coding sequence ATGCGTCAGCCCGATCAACTACGTCCCGTCGAGATTCAAGTCGGCTACCTTGAACACCACCCGGCCAGCGTTTTGTACAAGTCCGGCAAAACCGTCGTGCTCTGTACCGCGTCGCTGGAATCAAGCGTTCCCCCATGGATGGAAGGCAAGGGCAAGGGCTGGGTCACGGCTGAATACAACATGCTGCCCGGGAGCACGGTGCCACGAAAACGTCGTGAACGCAGTAAAGTTGACGGTCGTACGACCGAGATCCAGCGATTGATCGGCCGCTCGCTCCGAGCCATCGTGGATCTGGAAGCCCTGGGCGAACGGTCCATCGTTGTCGATTGCGATGTATTGCAGGCTGACGGCGGAACGCGAACGGCATCGATCACTGGTGGCTTTATCGCATTGGCCAAAGCGATCAAAAACGAGTTGCCCGAATCGGAAATCGGAAACGGTCCGCTTCGAGATTCGATCGCGGCGATCAGCGTCGGTGTGGTCGACGGACAAGTGCGTTTGGATCTGGACTATGAACTGGACTACGCCGCGGACGTGGATATGAACGTCGTGATGACCGGTAGTGGTCGATTTGTCGAAATCCAGGGAACCGGTGAAGAAGCGACTTTTAGTGATGATGAGCTTGCCGCGATGATTAAGGTCGCGAAGTCAGGGATTGCGGAGTTGACCGCTTCTCAGATTGAAGCTCTGGGGGGAGTTTGA
- a CDS encoding L-threonylcarbamoyladenylate synthase: MADSKIVLPTDESIRDAAAALSSGELVGVPTETVYGLAADATNQDAVLKIFAAKGRPSNNPLIAHFASAQDAEAWIDVESDFNVRRQWNIATQFWPGPLTVVAPLTGSVAPAVNAGATTLAVRVPDHSVMQSLLREFGKPVAAPSANRSNYVSPTCADHVAAAFGDDLSMVIDGGECRCGVESTIVRLTPTVPQLLRPGGISIEQLQEAFGEIRILGIKSDAASPLPSPGLMRKHYSPHTKLVKVDSFDPSVNQQTRIARIFFSAASDSAASADGSAPFAWSRVLSDSGDLDEVAKNLFAAIRDADQSDCELIVIDVCPLDGVGRAIMDRINRAVTQ; the protein is encoded by the coding sequence ATGGCTGATTCGAAAATCGTTTTACCTACCGACGAATCTATCCGCGATGCGGCTGCTGCATTGTCGTCCGGTGAACTCGTTGGGGTTCCGACCGAAACCGTCTATGGCTTAGCCGCCGATGCGACCAACCAAGACGCGGTCCTGAAGATCTTTGCGGCAAAGGGGCGACCGTCCAATAACCCGTTGATCGCACACTTTGCCAGTGCTCAAGACGCCGAAGCGTGGATCGATGTCGAATCCGATTTCAACGTTCGTCGACAATGGAATATCGCCACACAGTTTTGGCCTGGGCCACTGACCGTTGTCGCTCCGCTGACCGGTTCGGTCGCTCCGGCTGTCAACGCCGGCGCGACAACCTTGGCCGTCAGGGTACCTGATCATTCGGTGATGCAATCTTTGCTGCGAGAGTTTGGCAAGCCTGTCGCAGCGCCGAGTGCCAACCGTTCCAACTATGTCAGCCCGACTTGCGCCGATCACGTTGCTGCCGCCTTCGGTGATGATTTATCAATGGTGATCGATGGTGGCGAGTGTCGTTGCGGCGTCGAGTCCACGATTGTCCGTTTGACTCCTACGGTTCCACAACTGCTGCGTCCCGGAGGCATCTCGATCGAACAGCTTCAAGAGGCTTTTGGCGAAATCAGAATCTTGGGGATCAAGTCCGATGCGGCGTCACCGCTGCCATCACCTGGCTTGATGCGCAAGCACTACTCACCTCATACGAAACTCGTCAAAGTCGACTCGTTCGATCCATCGGTCAATCAACAGACGCGGATCGCACGCATCTTCTTTTCCGCGGCAAGCGACTCTGCCGCCAGCGCTGACGGTTCGGCTCCGTTCGCCTGGAGTCGTGTGCTTAGCGACTCGGGTGATTTAGATGAGGTGGCAAAGAATCTATTCGCTGCGATTCGCGACGCCGACCAGTCTGACTGTGAACTGATCGTGATCGATGTGTGTCCCTTAGACGGCGTTGGCCGCGCGATCATGGATCGTATCAATCGAGCCGTCACGCAGTAA
- a CDS encoding MDR/zinc-dependent alcohol dehydrogenase-like family protein — MKAITLHSQGFGFDDVYPSPKPKDDETLVRVLKAGICDTDLQLIKGYMGFAGVLGHEFVGVAQGGPYAGQRVVGEINCSCHQCQTCQAGNATHCPNRTVIGIDRHDGAMAEYVAVPQRNLHVIPESVDNDAAVLVEPLAAAFEILDQVDLASTDRVAILGDGRLGFFCAQAISLHTDRLSVFGKHGTKLLRFGHRGFTTIQVVPDDLADLPSREFDVVVDCTGSTSGLPMALHLVRPRGTIVMKTTVADPHHQSLAQIVIDEINLVGSRCGPFAKAINALASLQVDVSGLITDRFELDQANEAFEKATNPTSFKVVFDIGQ; from the coding sequence ATGAAAGCCATCACCCTTCATTCGCAGGGATTCGGTTTCGATGATGTCTATCCATCACCGAAACCAAAGGACGACGAAACTCTGGTTCGAGTTCTTAAGGCAGGTATCTGTGACACTGACTTGCAGCTTATCAAAGGGTACATGGGATTCGCCGGAGTGTTGGGACACGAGTTCGTTGGCGTCGCGCAAGGTGGCCCATACGCCGGACAACGCGTCGTTGGTGAAATCAATTGCAGTTGTCACCAATGCCAAACTTGCCAGGCGGGGAATGCAACCCATTGTCCCAATCGAACGGTCATTGGGATCGATCGTCACGATGGTGCAATGGCAGAATACGTTGCCGTTCCACAACGCAATCTGCATGTCATTCCAGAATCAGTTGACAATGATGCGGCTGTGCTAGTGGAGCCGCTTGCGGCGGCCTTCGAAATCCTCGATCAGGTCGATCTTGCGTCAACGGATCGCGTCGCGATCTTAGGTGACGGACGTCTGGGATTCTTTTGCGCCCAAGCGATCTCGTTGCACACGGACCGTCTATCAGTCTTTGGAAAGCATGGGACAAAGTTGCTGCGTTTTGGCCATCGCGGGTTCACAACGATCCAAGTCGTTCCCGATGACCTTGCCGATTTACCAAGTCGCGAATTTGATGTTGTCGTCGACTGCACCGGTTCAACCAGTGGATTGCCGATGGCATTACACTTGGTGCGTCCACGCGGCACCATCGTGATGAAGACGACGGTCGCCGATCCACATCATCAATCCTTGGCGCAAATTGTGATTGATGAAATCAACTTGGTTGGTTCGAGGTGCGGTCCTTTTGCGAAGGCGATCAACGCACTAGCAAGCCTACAAGTCGATGTCAGTGGATTGATTACCGATCGTTTCGAACTTGACCAAGCCAACGAAGCGTTCGAGAAAGCCACGAATCCGACATCGTTCAAGGTCGTTTTTGATATCGGCCAGTGA
- a CDS encoding DUF3592 domain-containing protein: MRTGMWFFTAFISLFYIAGFSILGYSFFSLRRSLAAATWPTAQGKIVRADLKSSSGSDSTTYQVEVEYEYRVGSRDYTNDVLAAGYAGSGGRDSHEQILDKLQSSNAVDVRYNPSQPEDAVLSFGFHRSLQFMFAFSITWLLFTIGFTIIWWVASRESTVLLDNLTVH, from the coding sequence ATGCGCACCGGGATGTGGTTCTTCACCGCTTTCATTAGCTTGTTTTACATCGCTGGATTTTCAATTCTTGGATACAGCTTCTTTTCCTTGAGACGTTCTCTGGCCGCTGCCACTTGGCCGACAGCACAGGGAAAGATTGTTCGAGCGGATCTGAAATCGAGCTCTGGTAGTGATAGCACCACCTATCAAGTCGAGGTCGAGTACGAATACCGTGTCGGATCTCGCGACTACACCAACGACGTGCTCGCCGCTGGCTATGCCGGCAGTGGCGGCCGCGATTCACACGAGCAGATCCTCGATAAGCTGCAATCATCAAACGCTGTTGATGTGCGTTACAATCCCAGCCAACCGGAGGACGCAGTGCTGTCGTTCGGTTTCCACCGTTCGCTGCAGTTTATGTTCGCGTTCTCAATCACCTGGCTGCTATTCACCATCGGCTTCACCATCATCTGGTGGGTCGCGTCACGTGAAAGCACCGTTCTGCTGGACAATTTGACCGTTCACTAA
- a CDS encoding MBOAT family O-acyltransferase produces MSFISYEFLVLLAFVFVAVWSLPHRIANLVLLAASYIFYGWWDWRFLLLLLTSSVIDFQCGRLLDGKVAEHRRKNVLLVSAVANLGTLGLFKYFDFFSESFNEILVWFNCDPRAPILKLVLPVGISFYTFQTLSYSIDVYRRKIAATSNFADFLLYVSFFPQLVAGPIERADRLLPQISSPRGFNWQRIVAGLQLMLVGFFKKMVIADNLAIVVDRTFNSDSTNGLEICLATYAFAFQIYCDFSGYTDIARGVARSLGFELCLNFNLPYFASNPTDFWRRWHISLSTWIRDYLYIPLGGNRSGTVWQVRNLAITMLLAGLWHGASWHFVIWGLYHAGLLIGYRVVFGWRSKGQGERDQVGKKSTVRNLAGHFLAVCFFFQLTCIGWLVFRAESVSQLFQYFTSLCEFGSWKVSALEVDLAYRLSLLALPLLLFQVYQALRKDLEPWVSWSPITRMCFYVALFYGIVLLGAPERNEFIYFQF; encoded by the coding sequence ATGAGTTTTATCAGTTACGAGTTCCTGGTTCTGTTGGCATTTGTTTTTGTTGCTGTCTGGAGCCTACCTCACCGAATCGCGAATTTGGTTTTACTTGCTGCGAGCTACATCTTCTATGGATGGTGGGACTGGCGCTTTTTACTGCTATTGCTGACCTCATCGGTCATTGACTTCCAATGTGGAAGATTGCTCGATGGTAAAGTTGCTGAACATCGACGGAAGAACGTTCTACTGGTCAGCGCGGTCGCCAATTTGGGAACCTTAGGGCTATTCAAGTATTTCGACTTCTTCTCTGAATCATTCAACGAGATTCTTGTCTGGTTTAACTGTGATCCACGGGCGCCAATTCTAAAACTCGTTTTGCCAGTTGGGATTTCGTTTTATACCTTCCAGACGCTCAGTTATTCGATTGATGTCTATCGGCGAAAAATCGCTGCTACATCGAACTTTGCTGATTTTCTTTTGTACGTCAGTTTCTTTCCTCAGCTCGTTGCCGGTCCAATTGAACGTGCCGATCGGCTACTACCACAGATTAGTTCTCCACGCGGATTTAATTGGCAACGGATCGTTGCCGGTTTGCAACTGATGTTGGTTGGTTTTTTTAAGAAGATGGTGATCGCAGACAACTTGGCGATCGTTGTCGATCGAACATTCAATTCTGATTCGACCAACGGGTTGGAGATCTGTTTGGCGACCTATGCGTTTGCGTTTCAGATCTATTGTGATTTTTCCGGATACACTGACATTGCGAGAGGTGTTGCAAGGTCGTTGGGTTTTGAATTGTGTTTGAACTTCAATCTTCCTTATTTCGCCTCAAACCCGACTGATTTTTGGCGACGTTGGCACATAAGCCTCTCTACGTGGATACGCGACTATCTATACATTCCGCTTGGTGGAAATAGGAGCGGTACCGTTTGGCAGGTTCGTAATCTTGCGATCACAATGCTGCTCGCGGGGCTTTGGCATGGTGCGAGTTGGCACTTCGTCATTTGGGGACTTTATCACGCCGGCTTGTTGATTGGATACCGAGTTGTTTTCGGGTGGCGATCGAAGGGCCAAGGGGAACGCGATCAAGTTGGCAAGAAGAGCACTGTTCGCAATCTCGCTGGCCACTTTCTTGCAGTCTGTTTTTTCTTCCAATTGACTTGCATCGGTTGGCTCGTTTTTCGCGCTGAGTCAGTGTCGCAGCTATTTCAGTACTTCACGAGCCTGTGTGAGTTTGGTAGCTGGAAGGTTTCTGCTCTGGAAGTCGACCTCGCCTATCGACTGTCGTTACTCGCGTTGCCTTTGCTCTTGTTTCAAGTTTATCAGGCGTTGCGGAAAGACTTGGAGCCATGGGTGAGTTGGAGCCCGATTACTCGAATGTGCTTCTACGTTGCGTTGTTCTATGGAATTGTCTTACTTGGAGCGCCAGAGAGGAATGAGTTTATCTACTTCCAGTTCTAA
- a CDS encoding serine protease, which translates to MKLLNLRFSLSTTNRQRSATKLAAVLSLTSLIATSGCYQKPGPPNASQRAAEAAQVVDGPDVKANAVWRSYYGLGEKAIEPDKVVSSGFACSFPSGEKNTTYFVTVLHVAEDREQPITEPGDAKRIRQSVRTIGVTEAYGAGDGMKTIGMMAESPGESFSSESSVLFDVALVEPGTVRMKPFKLASSFPDAGSKIYLATAAYGGAPPSQETHEAKILSVDADGAVLYQFSNERLSLQATPGAPLLNAEGEVIGMHIQASDAVESVGGQGVSIIEYWKRYSSAAEASLQ; encoded by the coding sequence GTGAAATTGCTTAACTTAAGATTTTCACTATCGACGACAAACAGGCAGCGATCGGCGACCAAGCTGGCCGCCGTCCTGAGCTTGACATCGCTGATTGCGACATCAGGGTGCTACCAAAAACCTGGTCCTCCCAATGCGTCTCAACGGGCTGCCGAGGCGGCCCAAGTCGTCGATGGTCCGGACGTAAAAGCGAACGCCGTCTGGCGAAGCTATTACGGCCTCGGTGAGAAAGCAATCGAACCAGATAAAGTCGTCTCAAGTGGTTTCGCCTGCAGTTTCCCTTCGGGTGAAAAGAACACCACCTATTTCGTGACTGTATTGCACGTCGCTGAAGATCGCGAGCAGCCGATTACCGAACCCGGTGATGCGAAGCGAATACGCCAATCGGTACGAACGATCGGTGTGACCGAAGCGTACGGCGCCGGCGACGGAATGAAAACGATCGGGATGATGGCTGAATCGCCCGGCGAAAGTTTTTCAAGCGAATCAAGCGTTCTGTTTGACGTCGCCCTTGTCGAACCGGGCACGGTTCGCATGAAACCCTTCAAACTGGCCTCGTCGTTTCCCGATGCGGGAAGCAAGATTTATCTTGCCACGGCAGCCTACGGAGGTGCCCCGCCGAGCCAGGAAACGCATGAAGCTAAAATCCTTTCGGTTGATGCTGACGGAGCTGTGCTTTATCAGTTCAGCAACGAACGGCTTTCGCTCCAGGCAACTCCAGGAGCACCGCTCTTAAATGCAGAGGGCGAGGTCATCGGGATGCATATCCAAGCCTCCGATGCTGTTGAAAGCGTTGGCGGTCAAGGTGTATCGATCATCGAGTACTGGAAACGATATTCATCTGCAGCCGAAGCTTCCCTGCAATAG
- a CDS encoding DUF1559 domain-containing protein, with amino-acid sequence MTSSSFQSPRQHSPSRALRTGFTLVELLVVIAIIGILVGLLLPAVQAARESARRMQCTNNLKQIGLATLNYESIYKQLPPGPWDGDPGSTSAAGRDANACCRAANAAGWSAQFRILPFIEQDMVYDMATEDPAYWPNRPNNAREDDVAQVLLPVFYCPTRRPPTGYGTAKFGRVDYAGNGGFFHGRPDSAVNFIPEAPLGAPAVSTRSRSNGGLLKTKGGAIIWAKEGDKRTLAGIRDGLTHSIVFAEKSLPYSEHGLDGGDNERWNNPGWDTDTIRWHFPPKSDSQTYTPDRDANEGTNWNRYFGSSHTGVHAVMCDGSVQYFDFAIDAKIWMQLCVVDDGEVAPNIVE; translated from the coding sequence ATGACGTCTTCGTCATTCCAGTCACCCCGCCAACACTCTCCCTCCCGCGCACTTCGGACTGGTTTCACCCTTGTTGAACTGTTGGTCGTGATCGCGATCATCGGCATCTTGGTTGGCCTATTGCTTCCAGCGGTTCAAGCCGCTCGCGAATCGGCTCGCCGCATGCAATGCACCAACAACCTGAAACAAATCGGCTTGGCAACGCTGAACTACGAAAGCATTTACAAGCAACTTCCGCCAGGCCCATGGGATGGCGACCCCGGTTCGACGTCCGCCGCCGGACGCGACGCAAACGCCTGCTGCCGGGCAGCAAACGCGGCCGGTTGGTCAGCACAGTTCCGTATCTTGCCATTCATCGAGCAAGACATGGTCTACGACATGGCAACTGAAGATCCAGCCTACTGGCCCAACCGCCCCAACAACGCTCGTGAAGACGACGTGGCGCAAGTGTTGCTTCCAGTTTTCTATTGCCCGACCCGTCGACCTCCGACCGGATACGGAACCGCCAAATTCGGTCGCGTTGACTACGCCGGAAATGGCGGATTCTTTCACGGACGACCGGACTCGGCTGTCAACTTCATTCCCGAAGCTCCTCTTGGAGCCCCCGCTGTCTCGACACGTAGCCGCAGCAACGGCGGTCTTTTGAAAACGAAAGGCGGAGCGATCATCTGGGCGAAGGAAGGAGACAAGCGAACGCTAGCCGGCATCCGCGACGGACTGACACACAGCATCGTGTTTGCCGAAAAGTCATTGCCCTACAGCGAACATGGCCTCGACGGCGGCGACAACGAACGTTGGAACAATCCCGGATGGGATACCGACACCATTCGCTGGCACTTCCCGCCAAAGAGCGATTCGCAAACTTATACGCCTGATCGCGATGCCAACGAAGGCACCAACTGGAATCGCTATTTCGGTTCGTCTCACACCGGTGTCCACGCTGTCATGTGCGACGGATCGGTTCAGTACTTTGACTTCGCGATCGACGCGAAGATCTGGATGCAGCTGTGCGTTGTTGACGACGGCGAAGTTGCTCCAAACATCGTTGAATAA